In Bicyclus anynana chromosome 13, ilBicAnyn1.1, whole genome shotgun sequence, a genomic segment contains:
- the LOC112057933 gene encoding beta-secretase 1, with protein sequence MFVTSLSYFFLLVVLTITSCEEFNLYGEAGQAYALEIDVGHPAQKLSVLVDTGSTTLAIASYARKDSNKYFRSKNSTTSYNSEREVQAKYSQGTWIGHLISDFVKFPSLPKVPEVRCDIALITKSHKFFMNGSGWQGLLGLAYLPVGAWGENVVVGSWLDSVEKALNKAMSFQLKLCGVKSSTNATHYGNFEMLDDDTASLNRNVEFRTPILRKRWYEVGVLSIRVVTNRSTTVTNMTSNITKVTGDTGDIDQESCIKLNEEKSIVDSGTTNIRLPDVLFREVVNELRNAAQTSNMLILDEFWYHGEAACWPEPQEWSLPSITIDLLSTEADNQYFSLEIPPKNFMRVVTARNNSGEGGSVSEFCYKLGLEAGGKETVLGYTAMEGLQVLFNRSAGWIGWYPSDCGPNVRITGPYNISTSLLSLCQLTKPVPDVAVSIKAAQWTLCAISIIAAAVLIYLLAPCIKMMVATPLPMSQQISLSQAALVEQEAT encoded by the exons ATGTTTGTTACAAGTTtgagttatttttttctacttgTTGTTTTAACTATAACATCTTGCGAAGAATTTAATCTTTATGGAGAAGCGGGACAGGCCTACGCACTGGAAATCGATGTCGGTCACCCCGCACAAAag CTAAGTGTGTTAGTGGACACTGGAAGCACTACATTGGCTATAGCTTCTTATGCCAGAAAAGATAGCAACAAATATTTCAGATCTAAAAACTCTACTACTAGTTACAACAGCGAAAGAGAG GTGCAAGCAAAATACTCCCAAGGGACCTGGATTGGACACTTGATATCAGATTTTGTTAAATTTCCGTCACTACCAAAAGTTCCTGAAGTAAGATGTGACATTGCACTAATAACCAAAAGTCATAAATTCTTTATGAATGGCTCTGGATGGCAG gGACTCCTAGGCCTAGCGTATTTACCGGTTGGTGCATGGGGTGAAAACGTTGTTGTTGGCTCCTGGCTGGATTCCGTAGAGAAGGCTCTGAACAAGGCCATGTCTTTCCAACTCAAGTTGTGTGGTGTGAAGAGCTCTACAAATGCAACACATTATGGAAATTTTGAGATGCTTG ACGATGACACAGCATCATTAAATCGTAATGTGGAATTCCGCACGCCAATACTTCGAAAGAGGTGGTATGAAGTTGGTGTTTTGTCAATCAGAGTGGTGACCAATAGGAGCACAACAGTTACCAACATGACCAGTAATATCACAAAAGTTACAGGTGATACTGGGGATATTGATCAAGAGAGTTGTATTAAACTTAATGAAGAGAAAAGCATAGTTGACAGTGGTACAACAAATATAAGATTGCCGGATGTTTTGTTTCGAGAG GTTGTAAATGAACTGAGAAATGCAGCACAAACGTCAAACATGTTGATCTTAGACGAATTTTGGTATCATGGAGag GCTGCCTGCTGGCCAGAGCCTCAAGAGTGGTCTTTACCGTCAATCACCATTGATCTCCTGAGCACTGAAGCCGACAATCAGTACTTTTCCCTTGAAATACCACCAAAG AACTTCATGCGAGTAGTAACAGCAAGGAATAACAGTGGGGAAGGCGGCAGTGTATCAGAGTTTTGCTACAAACTTGGGTTGGAAGCAGGGGGAAAGGAGACTGTACTGGGTTACACTGCTATGGAGGGATTGCAG GTACTGTTCAACAGATCAGCCGGTTGGATAGGCTGGTACCCATCCGACTGCGGGCCCAATGTACGTATAACTGGTCCGTATAACATCTCCACGTCACTCTTGTCTCTATGCCAGCTCACCAAACCGGTGCCGGACGTTGCCGTATCAATAAAGGCAGCACAATGGACTCTTTGTGCTATATCAATAATTGCTGCAgctgttttaatatatttgctagcaccctgtataaagatGATGGTAGCAACACCCTTGCCAATGTCACAGCAGATATCACTATCGCAGGCTGCTTTGGTAGAACAGGAAGCGACGTAA
- the LOC112057954 gene encoding replication factor C subunit 3, which yields MSLWVDKHRPKDLMKLDYHKDQATRLKSLVQQSDFPHLLVYGPSGAGKKTRIMCLLRELYGSGAERLRQETMHFTTPSNKKIEIMTVSSNYHIEVNPTDVGIHDRVVIMDLVKNVAQTHQIDSSGQREFKVVILNEVDDLTKDAQHALRRTMEKYVTTCRLILIANSISRVIPAIRSRCLTIRVPAPTEAEITNVLQSVCKKEGLNLPTDLGMRIAKCSDRNLRRALLMCEACKAQQYPFTSDQKVPEPDWQTFIRTTAAMILSEQSPKKLGEVRQKLYELIIHGVPPDMIFAGLLKELVQNCDMVMKCQVASYAAEYEHRMRLGNKAIFHIEAFVAKFMAIYKKYVEESLM from the coding sequence ATGAGTCTTTGGGTTGATAAACATCGTCCAAAAGATTTAATGAAGTTAGACTACCACAAAGACCAAGCAACAAGGTTAAAAAGTCTAGTGCAACAAAGTGATTTTCCCCATCTCCTTGTTTACGGTCCTTCGGGCGCCGGTAAGAAAACTCGGATTATGTGTTTGCTGAGAGAACTTTATGGCTCCGGTGCAGAACGTTTGAGACAAGAAACAATGCATTTTACAACACCTTCTAACAAGAAAATAGAAATTATGACTGTAAGCAGCAATTATCATATAGAAGTCAATCCAACCGATGTCGGCATACACGATCGTGTTGTTATTATGGATTTAGTGAAGAACGTGGCGCAAACTCACCAAATCGACTCGTCTGGTCAACGTGAATTTAAAGTTGTCATATTAAACGAAGTCGATGACTTGACAAAAGATGCCCAGCATGCCTTACGTCGCACTATGGAGAAGTACGTGACGACTTGCCGTTTGATCCTTATTGCTAATTCTATATCCCGCGTAATTCCTGCAATTAGGTCCCGTTGTTTAACAATAAGAGTGCCGGCACCCACAGAAGCGGAAATCACCAATGTGTTACAATCAGTCTGCAAGAAAGAAGGCTTAAATCTGCCCACTGACTTAGGTATGCGTATTGCTAAATGCTCAGATAGGAATTTGCGCCGTGCTCTTTTGATGTGCGAAGCATGCAAAGCACAGCAATATCCATTCACATCTGATCAGAAGGTGCCTGAACCTGATTGGCAAACTTTTATAAGGACTACAGCCGCAATGATTTTATCAGAGCAGTCTCCAAAGAAACTTGGTGAAGTACGccaaaaactgtatgaattaaTAATACATGGGGTTCCACCAGATATGATTTTTGCCGGGCTACTGAAGGAGTTGGTCCAGAATTGCGATATGGTTATGAAATGTCAGGTGGCCAGCTATGCTGCGGAGTATGAGCACAGAATGAGGCTTGGAAATAAAGCTATATTCCATATTGAAGCTTTTGTTGCAAAATTTATGgccatatataaaaaatatgttgaagAATCGCTGATGTGA